Genomic window (Phocoena phocoena chromosome 20, mPhoPho1.1, whole genome shotgun sequence):
TATCAATAAATGTCTTGAGTTTTAATGAGTCTGCCATAGAGCGTTCTTCCCCACTTCTCCATCGTGGGGGCCCAGATCTCAGCTCAGGTTGGGataagagtgggggaggggaataaaTGCGAATGGGACTGAGGGACTGGGGCTGGGAGAAGAGGGACCAGGtgaggagcagaaagaaggaGCTAACCCCAGGCCCTGAGACAAGCCAGACAGCCAAGCCCTTTTAGCATCCAGGGAACAACACGGTGACCAAACAAAATACATGTGGCCCTTATCGGCAAAGTGGTGTCATATTGTGCCCAAAGCTCCAGGGTGAGTCTGTATTGGGCTCTAAGTGCCTACTGGGGGCACTCAGCCTGGAGAGTCAGGAGGAGGCCCATCCTGTACCTGGAACTTGGGCAGAAGGCGCGATCTTGGCCTGGAGGGTGGGAAGGACCCACCAACTTGGGCCTGGAGAGCTGGGAGGGGGACCTCCTCGGGTCAAGAGGGGGTCTCATCTTGGGCCTGATGAAGAGAACCATAGGGGGGGTCCCTGGAGCCCATAATTAAGTACGTAGTTTAAACAGCATGGGAGAAGCAAAAAGAAGCAGAACCAAACCTAAGGGTACAGCTGGACCCAGGAAACAAGATCAGGCCAAGGGGGTGGAGCTAAGCCCAAGGAGAAGGAGCCAGGAGGCGGAAGGGCAAGGACTAGGAGGAGGAGATGGAATCAGAGCCAAGCCGGAGGAGCAGAAAAAGGGTCCAGATTAGAGGGCAGAATTCCAGAAGTGGGACTAGGGCCAGAGACATCAGGGAATCTGCGCTAGAAGCAGGACCAGCCCCTGTGAACAGAAACCAAACTGAGGAAGGCAGACAGAAAGGAGAGGTGAGGCTCTGTGAACCGCTAAGATGGAGACAGATTAAGGAGTGGCTAGTTACCCAGGAGTTTGAGCCAAGCTTCAGACACACACAAGCTCTGAACCAGGGAGCAAGCGCCAGGGCCAGGGGGAGGAACCAGATGCTAGGGCCTGGCAGGGCTGCACAGCATTAACCCCccatcctcccccctccctccccccacacacagagCATTATCCAGGGGGCGGGGTTATCTCTGAGGGTGACAGTAAGATGGGTGGGTGGCTAAACAGGGCACAGAGCCAGGTCCCAGAGGCCGCAAGGCCTACCCCCAGGGCTCAGTCAGGCGGGAGAGTGGGGCACAGATAGGCTCGCGGTCCCGGGTCTTGTTCGGGCTCGGTGCCCGGCACGCCGCGGATGTCGGGCAGCAGGCGGCAGCCGGCCACGATGTCCAGGCGCTCGGCCAGCGCGCAGAGGTCCCCCCGCGCCAGGCGCACGCTGTGGGCCGCCGCCAATCCCGCCGCCTGGGCAGCCGCCAGCCTACCGGCCAGGGCGGCCACATCACGGCCCGCGCGGCGGTACACGCCGCTCACCGCGGCCGCTACGTCGTGGTCCAGCCGCGCCTGGCTCTCAGCCAGCCGGAGCTGCAGCAGCGAACGCGCGGGGGCGGGCGCCGgggcctcctcctctccccaggcctccccGGCAGTCTCCCGCTGCACCACGAGCGGAGGCAGATCCCTCGGCGCGGCCTTCGGCTCCGGCTCCGAGTCCGAGTCGGTCTCCGCGGCCTCCCCGACCACCCGCAGTCCCGTGGGGCGGCCGCGCGTCGGGC
Coding sequences:
- the BLOC1S3 gene encoding biogenesis of lysosome-related organelles complex 1 subunit 3; the encoded protein is MASQSHRRRPLRRPETVVPGEAAETDSELSVSSSEEEELYLVLSGPTRGRPTGLRVVGEAAETDSDSEPEPKAAPRDLPPLVVQRETAGEAWGEEEAPAPAPARSLLQLRLAESQARLDHDVAAAVSGVYRRAGRDVAALAGRLAAAQAAGLAAAHSVRLARGDLCALAERLDIVAGCRLLPDIRGVPGTEPEQDPGPRAYLCPTLPPD